One window from the genome of Bacillota bacterium encodes:
- a CDS encoding LysM peptidoglycan-binding domain-containing protein has protein sequence MFRKEGKCMTYNPYDYDPVYGYATYAEFPWPAVQDYSQTTEPVAPQHTCPVGTFAYTVVPGDTLFFIAQRFGTTVNAILAVNPQITNPDLIFPGQVICIPSQQPPPPPPTCPPGSFRYTVQPGDTLFFIAQRFGTTVNAILAINPQITNPNLIFPGQVICVPSQQPPPPPPTCPPGSFRYTVQPGDTLFFIAQRFGTTVNAILAINPQITNPNLIFPGQVICVPGAQQPPPPPPPTCPPGSFRYTVQPGDTLFFIAQRFGTTVNAILAINPQITNPNLIFPGQVICIP, from the coding sequence ATGTTTCGGAAGGAAGGGAAATGCATGACCTATAACCCCTACGACTATGATCCGGTATATGGGTATGCTACCTATGCCGAGTTTCCCTGGCCTGCCGTCCAAGACTACTCCCAAACAACGGAACCAGTAGCTCCACAGCACACGTGTCCCGTCGGTACTTTCGCCTACACGGTGGTACCAGGGGACACTCTGTTTTTCATCGCCCAGCGCTTCGGCACCACCGTCAACGCCATCTTGGCCGTCAACCCCCAGATTACCAACCCCGACCTGATCTTCCCCGGGCAAGTAATCTGCATCCCCAGCCAGCAACCGCCACCGCCACCGCCCACTTGTCCGCCAGGCTCATTCCGGTATACGGTGCAGCCGGGAGACACGTTATTCTTCATCGCCCAACGCTTCGGCACCACGGTCAATGCCATTTTGGCCATTAACCCGCAGATTACCAATCCCAACTTGATCTTCCCAGGGCAAGTAATCTGTGTGCCCAGCCAGCAACCGCCACCGCCACCACCCACTTGTCCGCCAGGCTCGTTCCGGTACACGGTGCAGCCAGGAGACACGTTATTCTTCATCGCCCAGCGCTTTGGCACCACGGTCAATGCCATTTTGGCCATTAACCCGCAGATTACCAATCCCAACCTGATCTTCCCAGGGCAGGTAATCTGTGTGCCGGGAGCACAGCAGCCACCACCACCGCCACCACCCACTTGTCCCCCAGGCTCGTTCCGGTATACGGTGCAGCCAGGAGACACGTTGTTCTTCATCGCCCAACGCTTCGGCACCACGGTCAATGCCATTTTGGCCATTAACCCGCAGATTACCAATCCCAACTTGATCTTCCCAGGGCAAGTAATCTGCATACCCTAA
- the pyk gene encoding pyruvate kinase gives MLVVNEFLLQRAKQKTKIICTLGPASEDYEIIRDLIRYGVNVVRLNLSHGTHEEHRARVAHVRQAAEELNLHVGIMFDIQGPKIRTGDVIEPIILGKGQTFRLTPEPIMGTSARVSVPYPHLLRDVKPGTVIFIDDGLIELRVQEVAEGELVCQVTNGGILKSRQGVTLQGIPVDLPSITERDIEDIRFACEQDVEFIALSFTRQAKDILEVRKMLDELGADIDIIAKIENMQGIENIEEIIDAADGVMVARGDMGIELPTEEVPLYQKLIIRRCNEKGKPVITATQMLDSMVRNPRPTRAEVADVANAIFDGTDAVMLSGETAVGKYPVEAVQVMRSIADRADDAVPNQEILQRVAAQTVPNIADAICHATCVTAHELGLKAIVSSTRSGSTARKIARFRPSTPIVATTPSEKVARKLSLVWGIFPTIVDFAQDTDTVIELSAECTRRLGIASSGDYVVITAGVGGSTPVSTNFLKVHQLESKGDAYSV, from the coding sequence TTGTTGGTGGTAAATGAGTTCTTGCTTCAACGCGCAAAACAAAAGACGAAGATCATCTGTACCCTCGGCCCGGCTTCGGAGGACTACGAAATCATTCGTGATTTGATCCGATATGGAGTAAACGTGGTGCGTTTGAATCTGTCCCATGGGACCCATGAAGAACACCGGGCCCGGGTGGCCCATGTGCGCCAGGCCGCGGAAGAACTGAACCTTCATGTGGGCATCATGTTTGATATCCAGGGTCCGAAGATCCGGACCGGAGATGTGATTGAGCCCATCATCCTCGGCAAGGGGCAGACCTTTCGATTGACTCCCGAGCCCATCATGGGTACCAGTGCCCGGGTCTCGGTACCCTATCCCCATCTGTTGCGGGATGTGAAGCCTGGCACCGTCATTTTCATCGATGATGGCCTGATTGAGCTGCGGGTGCAGGAGGTAGCCGAAGGGGAGTTGGTGTGCCAAGTTACCAACGGCGGTATTCTAAAGAGCCGACAGGGGGTGACCCTCCAGGGCATTCCGGTGGATCTACCGTCCATCACTGAGCGAGATATCGAGGATATTCGCTTTGCCTGTGAACAGGATGTGGAGTTCATTGCCCTTTCCTTCACCCGGCAGGCCAAGGACATCCTCGAGGTGCGCAAGATGCTGGATGAGTTGGGCGCAGATATTGATATCATTGCCAAGATTGAAAACATGCAGGGGATCGAGAATATTGAGGAGATTATCGATGCCGCCGACGGTGTCATGGTGGCCCGGGGCGACATGGGTATTGAGCTGCCCACTGAAGAGGTACCCCTGTACCAGAAGTTGATCATCCGTCGCTGCAATGAGAAGGGCAAACCGGTGATCACCGCTACCCAGATGCTGGATTCCATGGTGCGCAATCCCCGGCCTACCCGGGCCGAGGTGGCCGACGTGGCCAATGCCATCTTCGATGGCACCGACGCGGTAATGTTGTCCGGCGAGACCGCGGTGGGCAAGTACCCGGTGGAGGCAGTACAGGTGATGCGTTCCATTGCTGATCGGGCCGATGATGCGGTGCCCAACCAGGAGATCTTACAGAGGGTGGCGGCCCAGACGGTGCCCAACATTGCCGATGCCATTTGTCATGCCACCTGTGTGACGGCCCACGAGCTAGGTTTAAAGGCCATTGTTTCCTCTACCCGTTCGGGTAGTACCGCCCGGAAGATTGCTCGCTTTCGGCCCAGTACTCCCATCGTGGCCACGACCCCTTCGGAGAAGGTGGCCCGGAAGCTTTCCTTGGTCTGGGGGATCTTCCCCACGATCGTGGATTTTGCCCAGGATACCGATACCGTCATCGAACTCAGTGCCGAATGTACAAGGAGGCTGGGAATTGCTTCCAGTGGAGATTATGTGGTCATCACCGCCGGTGTAGGGGGGAGCACCCCGGTGAGTACCAATTTCCTCAAGGTACACCAATTGGAATCAAAGGGAGATGCGTATTCTGTGTAA
- a CDS encoding homoserine dehydrogenase — translation MAGNRLDVGILGMGTVGTGVARLLLEQRELLRSRTGIDYCLKAAVDVRWDRVDLDLAGVVCSEDPAVILEDPEIKVVVETIGGTGVAYDLVQRAIRAGKHVVTANKALIATKGRELFRLARAHQVDLLFEASVGGGIPIIKGLKEGLVGNKILSIEGILNGTSNYVLTKMYEDGMEFDEALGEAQAKGFAEADPTLDISGYDAAHKLAILASIVSSTVVDFEKIHVEGITEITKMDIDFARNFGYVIKLLAIIKNTAEGLDLRVHPTLVPKSHLLASVNYELNAVSVTGDFVGNTVFYGPGAGQRPTASAVVSDIVDLSRDLLLRNGVGYCNRTIDPCEEPKLVPLDQVSNRFYIRFFAYDAPGILAQVGSILGKLDISIASVLQMEIHGKDNYVPLVIITHLAKEAAMKEAMEELAQQDYVRGKPLCLRLHR, via the coding sequence TTGGCAGGTAATAGACTTGATGTAGGAATCCTGGGGATGGGGACCGTTGGGACCGGAGTTGCCCGACTACTGTTGGAGCAACGGGAGCTTTTGCGGTCCCGTACCGGTATAGATTACTGCCTGAAAGCCGCGGTAGACGTCCGGTGGGATCGGGTAGACCTAGATCTTGCGGGCGTGGTGTGTAGTGAGGATCCCGCGGTGATCCTGGAGGATCCGGAGATCAAAGTGGTGGTGGAGACCATCGGTGGTACTGGCGTGGCCTATGACCTGGTCCAACGGGCCATCCGGGCTGGAAAGCACGTGGTGACAGCTAACAAAGCTTTGATTGCCACCAAAGGGCGGGAACTGTTTAGATTAGCCCGCGCCCATCAGGTGGATCTACTCTTTGAGGCCAGTGTGGGGGGCGGCATTCCTATCATCAAAGGCTTGAAGGAAGGGCTGGTGGGCAACAAGATCCTCAGTATCGAAGGGATCCTAAACGGTACCTCCAATTATGTGCTTACCAAGATGTATGAGGATGGCATGGAGTTTGACGAGGCCTTGGGGGAGGCCCAGGCCAAGGGCTTTGCCGAGGCGGATCCCACGTTGGATATCAGTGGTTATGATGCGGCACATAAGTTGGCCATCTTGGCCTCCATTGTTTCCTCCACGGTGGTGGATTTCGAGAAGATCCACGTGGAGGGGATTACGGAGATCACGAAGATGGACATCGATTTTGCCAGGAATTTCGGCTATGTCATCAAGTTGCTGGCCATCATTAAGAATACCGCTGAGGGTCTGGATTTGCGGGTTCATCCCACCTTGGTGCCCAAAAGCCATCTGTTGGCCTCGGTTAATTATGAATTGAATGCGGTCTCTGTGACAGGGGACTTTGTGGGCAATACGGTGTTTTACGGTCCCGGCGCGGGCCAGCGACCCACCGCCAGTGCCGTGGTGAGTGACATTGTGGATCTCTCTCGGGATCTGCTCTTAAGAAATGGTGTGGGCTATTGTAACCGTACCATCGACCCTTGTGAAGAGCCGAAACTGGTGCCATTGGATCAAGTCTCCAATCGTTTTTATATCCGATTCTTCGCCTATGATGCACCGGGGATCCTGGCCCAGGTGGGTTCCATCCTGGGGAAATTGGATATCAGCATTGCCTCGGTACTGCAGATGGAGATTCATGGAAAAGACAATTATGTCCCCCTTGTGATCATTACGCACCTGGCTAAGGAAGCGGCGATGAAGGAAGCTATGGAAGAGCTAGCCCAGCAGGATTATGTGCGGGGCAAGCCGTTATGTTTACGACTGCATCGTTAA
- the proB gene encoding glutamate 5-kinase: MARIVVKVGTSTLTHANGRLDFLQMERLVRQISDLSNMDHEVVLVSSGAVGAGMGKLGLNRRPDSIAEKQAVAAVGQGLLMQVYEKLFSEYGQTTAQVLLTRADLMARDRYLNARHALQKLLDFRVIPVINENDTVAVDELCFGDNDCLSALVAALVDADRLIILSDVDGMYSKDPHRFPDAEILSEVATIDEALFQAAGGSSSKVGTGGMITKLQAAQTAVACGITVHLTNGRTPDVLRRILAGERVGTTFLPSTQRIMGKKRWLAFYQEPQGKVRVDQGAREALLWHGKSLLPSGVVGVEGEFDQGDLVLVVDEADREIGRGLVNYSAAEVARIMGLKTHQLGTVLEGAYYDEVIHRDNLVIVPGINGERHS, from the coding sequence ATGGCCAGGATTGTGGTGAAAGTGGGGACGAGCACCTTGACCCACGCCAACGGTAGGTTGGACTTCTTGCAGATGGAACGGTTGGTGCGCCAAATATCCGACTTGAGCAATATGGACCATGAGGTGGTCCTGGTCAGTTCTGGGGCAGTGGGGGCGGGAATGGGAAAGTTGGGCCTGAACCGACGGCCCGATTCCATCGCGGAAAAACAGGCGGTGGCCGCGGTGGGTCAGGGCTTGTTGATGCAGGTCTATGAGAAACTCTTCAGCGAGTACGGACAGACCACTGCCCAAGTGCTTTTGACCCGGGCGGATCTGATGGCCCGGGATCGTTATCTTAATGCCCGGCATGCTTTGCAGAAGTTATTGGATTTCCGTGTAATCCCAGTAATTAACGAAAATGACACGGTAGCGGTGGACGAACTGTGTTTTGGGGACAACGATTGCCTCTCCGCCTTGGTGGCGGCCTTGGTGGATGCGGATCGCCTGATCATCCTCTCCGACGTGGATGGGATGTATTCCAAGGATCCGCACCGGTTCCCCGATGCGGAGATTCTCTCCGAGGTGGCCACCATCGACGAGGCATTGTTCCAGGCCGCAGGGGGTAGCAGCAGTAAGGTGGGAACCGGTGGGATGATCACTAAGCTGCAGGCGGCCCAGACCGCGGTGGCCTGTGGGATTACGGTTCATTTGACCAACGGTAGGACCCCCGATGTATTGCGGCGGATCCTGGCGGGGGAGCGCGTTGGGACCACGTTTCTGCCCAGTACCCAACGGATTATGGGCAAGAAGAGGTGGTTGGCTTTCTACCAGGAACCCCAGGGTAAGGTCCGGGTGGACCAGGGAGCCCGGGAGGCCTTGCTGTGGCACGGGAAATCCCTGCTCCCCAGCGGAGTGGTGGGGGTGGAGGGAGAATTCGACCAGGGAGATTTGGTCCTTGTGGTGGATGAAGCAGACCGTGAGATTGGACGGGGTCTGGTGAATTATTCGGCTGCGGAAGTTGCCCGGATTATGGGCCTAAAGACCCACCAGTTGGGTACGGTATTGGAAGGGGCTTATTACGACGAAGTGATTCACCGGGACAATTTGGTGATCGTACCTGGTATTAATGGTGAGAGACATTCGTAA